Proteins encoded together in one Lathyrus oleraceus cultivar Zhongwan6 chromosome 5, CAAS_Psat_ZW6_1.0, whole genome shotgun sequence window:
- the LOC127082863 gene encoding uncharacterized protein LOC127082863: MESQSSRSESQTDPLNNPATKIPLDGLCHELHSLQDLANRGAWRSIIDKVSRARALSLLQKPHDHVTYLAFNALAFTKLRRFNEASSELDSVEDLDSSHYQYETYPKIYPNRVGSMVPFSLRWLHALIPIKLGQRQQGIDRLYGLLDFVREKIMTKENNNLSDSVRVWRKREVFVVNCIIGHHLSHKEFGVCLSLMKSLLSRNSSDPYLISQLGYIQLQTGDLEGAKASFLKAEVDGKNNGSLSEVEFMNLVNRNKALVYMVGKDYVSAVREYEECIVRDHTDIVAFNNKALCLMYLRDLSDSIKVLENALERVPTVALNETLVVNLCSMYELAYVNHSDIKRTLSSWIARVAPDDFDATCTRT; the protein is encoded by the coding sequence ATGGAGTCGCAATCTTCAAGATCTGAATCACAAACAGACCCTCTCAACAACCCAGCCACCAAAATCCCGTTAGACGGACTCTGCCACGAACTTCACTCCCTCCAAGACCTAGCCAACCGCGGCGCGTGGCGTTCCATCATCGACAAAGTCTCACGCGCTAGAGCCCTCTCTCTTCTCCAAAAACCCCACGACCACGTCACCTATCTCGCCTTCAACGCCCTCGCATTCACCAAACTACGTCGTTTCAACGAAGCTTCTTCCGAACTCGATTCCGTCGAAGATCTCGATAGTTCACACTACCAATACGAAACCTACCCTAAAATCTACCCTAATCGTGTCGGATCTATGGTTCCTTTTTCCCTCCGGTGGCTTCACGCCCTAATTCCGATCAAATTAGGTCAACGACAACAAGGAATCGATCGGTTATACGGTCTCCTCGATTTCGTGCGTGAGAAGATTATGACCAAGGAAAACAACAACCTAAGCGATTCGGTTCGTGTTTGgagaaaaagagaggtttttgttGTGAATTGTATAATTGGTCACCATTTGAGTCACAAAGAGTTTGGTGTTTGTTTAAGCTTGATGAAAAGTTTACTTTCTCGCAATTCTTCTGATCCTTATTTGATTTCACAACTTGGGTATATTCAATTACAAACTGGTGATTTGGAAGGTGCTAAAGCTTCGTTTTTGAAAGCTGAAGTTGATGGGAAGAACAATGGGTCATTGAGTGAGGTTGAGTTTATGAATCTTGTGAATAGAAACAAGGCTTTGGTGTATATGGTTGGGAAGGATTATGTATCTGCGGTGAGGGAATATGAAGAGTGCATTGTAAGGGATCATACTGATATAGTGGCTTTTAACAATAAAGCTCTTTGTTTGATGTATTTGAGGGATTTGTCTGATTCAATCAAGGTGTTGGAAAATGCTCTGGAAAGGGTTCCTACGGTTGCGCTCAATGAGACCCTTGTTGTTAATTTGTGTAGTATGTATGAGTTGGCTTATGTGAATCACTCGGATATTAAGAGAACACTTAGTAGTTGGATTGCTCGTGTTGCTCCGGATGATTTTGATGCGACGTGTACTCGGACATGA
- the LOC127079726 gene encoding uncharacterized protein LOC127079726 has translation MVGLRSQKPPILMRRNTRREWRSLTREWFNVIVVIGDFEYELESEDDSESEVESDSEYESESEDESKYEAESESEDNSEAEVESEDDYEVEGEVASEGDSEDEQNSKGEFDFKGESDYYLDSDDDPKSGGNPISGNGASGGGASKDIDSYSEDESEPENDFESESKSEGAIYYEEESDSDPNSDCDSDSGGSLDYGNSRF, from the exons ATGGTAGGTCTCAGGAGTCAGAAGCCTCCAATTCTGATGAGAAGAAACACCAGAAGGGAATGGAGAAGCTTGACAAGAGAATGGTTCAATGTTATTGTTGTAATAG GAGACTTTGAATATGAGTTAGAGTCAGAagatgactctgaatctgaagtCGAGTCTGATTCTGAATATGAGTCAGAATCGGAAGATGAGTCAAAATATGAAG CTGAGTCAGAGTCAGAAGATAACTCTGAAGCCGAAGTTGAGTCAGAAGATGACTATGAAGTTGAAGGAGAAGTTGCCTCTGAAGGTGACTCTGAAGATGAACAAAACTCTAAAGGCGAGTTTGACTTTAAAGGTGAATCTGATTATTATCTAGATTCTGACGATGATCCAAAATCGGGAGGTAATCCAATCTCTGGAAACGGAGCTTCTGGAGGTGGAGCTTCTAAAGATATTGATTCTTATTCAGAAGATGAGTCAGAGCCTGAAAATGATTTTGAGAGCGAGTCAAAATCAGAAGGTGCGATTTATTATGAGGAagaatctgattctgatccaAATTCTGATTGTGATTCAGATTCTGGTGGTAGTCTAGATTATGGGAATTCCAGATTCTGA